The region gtgtggatcattgtattctacttttaaaatatctttctaaccctatgcatttcattaaaaaaacggtttcaaacgctttacaaagaccaacttgaccgatccaaggcaacgtgttccattaaaatgtttactggacaaGAATGGTTTTCTCAAGACCAGAAGCAAAACtgttatttgaacaagcactataAAAAAGACatgtaagagaagatttatTGTCACATCTTGGAGGTGCGAGACTAGAAcgagtctcctgacgatgacttgactctgcggtagtgcagttatacgatcctataagctaaagtagtagtcccagccaattttctataccttagCCCGattagtagttaaaaagcaggacagttcttttcagacctgagaagtctctcgaacatccgataaatctactccgcgatagtagaataaagaaagacagttcactcagaacaaactctacctggcaagtagatacacacatggtgttaccgcaaaccaaatattatacaaatataacatggtttgagggtgactagttgATATTAGCTCCcagaggtattggaagttgacaactacatgtagtttgtcaacttccaataccgagggcagctcatcgactagtcacccgaaattaaccatgttatatttgctttactatacttcatacatattcagttaccagaacatgagttttgagcaagagaaaatgattACTGTGAAACTAAATGCACAcgataagtttgttcatgtgttggatgtcgcttGGAGAGCGCTGTTCGTGCTTGTATACAAAACGGTGCCACGATCAATAGCGCCCGGGGGATGACTTCGCgcaatggtagtgcgcatgagaagtagaatagctcccggggaactattacttgtcatgcACATTTACCACTTGCATAAAATCTCACCTGCGCGCTTGGTAGTTAGCcaaattaacacctggcacgtgatgatgaatggaccaatgagaactcgactctctgacaagaatatgtatgaggtatagttaatattgatacttcaccatgcaatgcctcaaatcctatatagaaTGAGCAAGCTGTGTTTCTTGAAATTTCATCTCTGTTATGTTATTCTACATCAGAAGATTTGGTCAAAGATGAGCTtgatgatgaagaagaagacGAGGAGGAGGATGACGATGAAGAAAGTGAATCTGAAGAGGATGAtgaggaagaggaggaggaagaaGGAGATGATGATGCTGAAGATGATCAGCAAGATGTATTTGGCCAGAAAGAAGAGGTATGTACATAGTAAAAACAGAATAAGTACATATCGAAACAATGGGGTATGTATCGTAAAGgaagatgtttttttaaaatagagGTATCTAGCGAAAAGAAGAAGTATGGAGCGAAAAAGAAGAGGTGTGTAGCAAATAATAAGTGGTTTGTGGCAAAAAAGAAGTATGTAGCACAAAAGAAGAGGTATAAAGCAAAACAGAAGAGGTATGATGCAAAAatgaagattttaaaaaaagtatagaAATCTTGCGAAAAGCAGAGGATTGTAGCCAAAGAGAAGAGGTATGTAGTCAAAAAGAGAAGTAActagcaaaaaagaaaaagtacatCTCTTAAATAAGCGAAAACGAAGAGGTGAGTAGCAAAAAAGAAGAGGTACATAGCAAACTTGGATTTTTAGATGGATCGAGACAGTTTCCTGCAATTGAAGAGGATTTGTTGACTCAAAAAAGATGGCTAGGTGTTATCAAATTTTTGGTTAAAACTTAGTCAAACAGTTTGTGGGTTGAGTGTGTACTGTGCAGATACTTTAATCAATGTATCACCGATTGGTATTGTGGATgacattaaatggtcagacagtagaacggttgactgtgtactgcagATGCATTCACCATATTGAAACTGGCTTAGTTCatctttcaaaaccacagtggatgatattgagtgTTCGGACTGAAATGTAAAGTTATTCGTTTTTAATGTATTCACtcttgaagtacatgtaggtcgcTTAAACCCTAACTATTAGTCATTTATAGGTGTAGGTTGCTGTATATCTGTTTATAGCTTTAcaaagaaagatatttttaggTGAGATTTGTTCTTGACACCGTGTAAACCATTTCCTTCCTTAGTTATTTATAGTATTCCAAAATGGTCGACTTTGTGAAGTGGATAAGTTTGTAAAGCAATCTATTTTTACCTTAcatcttaaagggttttgataccttttgtacaTAAAGTTTTTGCCCATGACACGAATTcccactcactgtgaatgaagatgtatgtaatataatttacctgaaaTTATGCCCAgggaccgatttcacaaagagctaagattgatcgtaactgcaacaATCgtgttgcttagtaaagtgtgatgccacaatacaaatcactatactgacaatttgtcttacgatggattttaaTGCTTTGTGGAATGTTGATATGTATTGGAacattgcaaagggcaccacagcaaaagcactgggcaccagggcaattgctgtgggtccCATGTGTTATTAATTCGAAGCCTGTACTAATTGAACTTTTCCTTCTGTTTTTTTAGCAGCCAGGAAGCGACAGCGGGTGCACAGCAGTTGTTGCATTAATACAAGGCAAGCGCATCATCGTAGCCAACGCCGGGGACTCGCGGTGCGTCTTATCAAAAGCGGGTATAGCCGTCGATCTTTCTATTGACCACAAGCCGGAGGATGATATCGAGATTACGAGAATAGAGAAGGCTGGTGGGAAGGTCACTCCGGACGGGAGGGTCAACGGGGGTCTCAACCTCTCCAGAGCCATAGGTAAAATTAATCTCTCTATTTTAGTCATGAACACAATATTTGATTTGGTATGGTGCCTAATCACCGTAGAAGTGAAATAACCCAGTTGCGCATCCATGCAACACCGAGAGAAAAATGGCGTTCTTAGGGAAAACCTGAGGGAGTACACCCGCTGTGtctcatagctcagttggtagagcatctgccCAGAGTGTCGGGGTTCTTGGGTTCAAGGACCATTTAatttttctctcatcccatgTTAGTCATGTTAGTGTTTCTCAGTCCTTATAGAGTTCAGATGCCATGTTAATCGCAGTTTTTCATAATGCACATAAGTGTTGGAAGTAGACAATTTTACcattcattttgaaattttcactgtTGTCCCCGCTTCTACAATATACTTGGTTAAACTGTAGCAATTGTTGGCGTTAATTTTGAAATTGTCATTGTTGTTACCTCACCCAGGTGGCCACTGTTTACAAAATACTTGGTTTAAATGCCATCATTTTTGTCCGtaattttgaaattgtcaatgtTTTACGTTACATAGGTGACCACTGTTACAAATGCAACACAGATCTACCACCAGAGGAGCAGATGATTTCAGCATTTCCCGACATTCAAACGGCTGAGTTGACCAAAGAAAATGACATCATGGTTATTGCCTGCGATGGTATATGGTAGGTCATTTACATGTCCACTGTTAATTTTTGTATCCAAACAATCTTGAAATTTTACCCATGAAGCGGCAAGACCATTTGTATTGAATTTAAGTCTTACAGCATTTGTTTGCAATTTCCAGGGGCAACATACCTTaacaggcctgtgtgcttcattttttaaaagagcACCAAGGAATTTCcttcttggtaaagagcaccctatcagggaattgtaaatttctactggagcatttcaagggcaccaaggcattgaccagggggcaacgaggcaatcacctccattgcctccgtgaagtatcagccTGCCATAACTTCTGTAAAATTACAAGCAATATTTCTacttgagtttttattttgtagggTAACGATTTTTGCACAgattgatattaattttttgattGATAACTCTTCAATATTCAGGAATGTCATGACGAGTCAAGAGGTGATAGATTTTGTCCGAGTCCGAATAGAAAAACAGACCAAAGATGACAAGTCGTGTAAACTCTCCGAAATATGTGAAGAGGTAAGACATCTGAACAAGTCATTATTTAAACCCATCACTGCTCTTAAAAGTTTTCTTTTCctatctttcctcaccttccacctcaaGAACCCTGGTTTGAATCACGCCGggtactatgtggattgggttttctgtccctacctgactgttttgtggcgtgtcatggcctagcggttaagaacaccggactctagctctggtgtttctgatcagcagagtgtgggtcgagtcccagtcttgacaccaGTGCACTTACCCAAAATAGAaagggttcgcccggtgttcctggtttgattggctgcatattgcgccacagcaccttgtaaatcattacatggcGCTATGTGAAAGGAGTGGGTTTCATAGGTCCCTATCCTATATAAAAATccactataattattattattttccttgaatattttttatttattttttaagtttgcttttgAGAGTCCTTGGactcacaaccagaataaattaaatgaaattagtACGATCTGATCTTCTATGGTATTTCCCTCTCTGTTTCAGTTGTTTCGTGTGTGTCTAGCGCCGGATACCAGCGGAGACGGCACCGGCTGTGATAACATGACCTGCGTTATCGTCCAGTTCAACCACAACTCGCCAGATCAGACCCTCACAGGACGTGCCAAAAGAAAAGCCAGCGACACCGAGGCCAGCACCGGCGAAGACAACGACAGCAAAAGACCCAAAGTTTAACTCTCTGGACTTGTTCAGTATTCATTGAGTTCTTTTTCAAGACTTTTTTTCCAAGTGGTTtaataatagttaaaaaaaaaagacactaaAGCAGTGTTCCCATTGACCACGGAAAGTTACTGGATTTGGTGTAATTCAACCGTGCGTTCCCACCTGGAGTTCTATTACGTGACATTTTACAGTGTGGAGTTTTTTAGAGGCCCGGATAATTTACTGTGGCTGCGCCAAAATCTTTCGCGGCCTCTTTCGGCCTTATCATCGTCGtggtaagttgacagggaggtcagtttaccatgtGTCCCcgttggatttaattttgtcattctacagaaaagtcacGGTACTCtaacaaacaaaaagtcaaaTGGGAACACGGCTTTACTCTTGCAGATGACTGGATTCTTTCCAGCGAGGATATATCCGTACGCTCAGGGGATTTGTACATAGTGTGCTGCATTTGTGATTCAGAatgttttggattttttttccaaacttctTGGATGGGAATTTTTGTAAAGTGAAACATTCCATTGGCTTGATTCCTGCAAATCCAActcattattttgttctgtGATCGTTAAATTTGTGTCCCAtgtcttttgttgttgttttttggttttttttcagttgaTTGAGCTTGGGTTATTATAACACCTTATGAacttattgttatgttttttgtttttttaagttgtaCTCCTAACAGGTTCTATGTTGTAAATCTTCAACCGATTTTAGTTTAATCTGTATAGATTATTCATGGTGTGTTTTCCAAAAACAGCGAGGGTTACAATAATCCTACATCAACAACTTAACAGCTCGTCACCtttgtttcatttaaaaaaaaactggacacctttggtaattgtcaaagaccagtcttctcacttggttagtctcaacatatgcataaaataacaaacctgtgaaatttgacctcaatttgtcgtcgaagttgcgagatgaaagaaagaaaatgaaagaagaaaacacccttgtcacacataaatggccgaccgtgttagttcgcaaagtaaaagcaaaaccacgcaatttcgaggcaaatttgtgtggatcattgtgttcaccttttaaaacatctttccaaccgtatgcattttataacaaacggttacaaacgttttttatagtccgatccaaggcaacaatGTGTATCTGTTTGTGGTGTACCATTACTCGTATCAcatggggcccaatttcatagcgctgctaaagCAGAGAATTATTCTTATAAactttgtgctaagcaaaaataaacaggagaccagtcacagattgtacatgtgacatggtacttcggctggtaaccttactatggtgagcataattttgatgtgcttagctatGTTTTGTGcatgagcagctctatgaaactgggcccaaacATAGATATAGAAGATAGTACCTAGATCGGCCATAAGCCGTACATACACGCCATAAGCCGTACACAAACATTCCTGGTTCTTCATGTACGGGCTtaaaagtcacgtgctggttTTAACGTGCTGGAGATGAACATGGGAGATAGGCCTTTAACCACTATGGACGCGTTAAAAGTCACACGCTGGTTTACATGAACATTGGAGATGGGCTAATGGCTGCCCcaatgccagaacccgcgtatgtatatattctatatctatgggccCAAGCTTAAACAAAGACAAGATTTGAGCATGTGCATTCAGTCATCAACATTAAGGAACCCAAATTGTTAAGGTCAAACTTCCCTATccccccaagaaaggttttaggaaacaacaacaatggaTGCATTTTATGTGTACCCATTCATCGGCCGTCTTTCTTGTATTGAGTACACCTCCTTTTCCACAAATCTTgtagttttattattgttaaaatgtCTCTAAACGAAATAAAATATTCCATTGATATCTTGGAATGTTTCCCTCCTACATATTAAGTTCTTCTGCGCCAGAAGGCTATAAAGAATGTATTTAAACGGACATGTTATAATGCACAAATAGAAATACAGTAGAATGCAATTCATCGACCCACATATACAAATAGGGGACAATTATGTAGTTATTAAGCACGCAAATGTGCTAAGTACAAATCAATTTTGCTTAATACTACCAGCTAATGAGGTGGCTGCTGTGTTCGATTTGGTTCTCTGCTTTTTTTTTCGCTTAGaggatgattttgttttaagcaGTAATATAAGTTAAGTTGGTGCCATGCAATTTGGCCCAAGTTTGGAGAACATAAGTACCtgtgtatgattttttttagaagcCCTTGAGAAATATTAATGATACTTAGTTTGGGGTATAGCAAGTCTTAACTGTAATATTTTAATCAAACAACAATAAGATGTCTCCCTCTAACATATTTTTTAGTTAACAATGCAACAATGTCGTCAAAaccttgggtttttttttcctaactAGACTTTTTGAGTAGTTGGTGACattttgacaatgaccaaagcATATATAATCCATTTAGCAATCCCACTCCTGATACCAAAAGGGGGGGggtcgtcctaacttaggactagtgctAGGACTCTTAAGGAGTTATTCAAAACTTGAgcctagtcccaagttaggacgatcACATCAAGAAGTATTTTGTGACAGCTCTTATCATGTTATTATTCAGTGCATCAAATCCCTTCTCTATGTTCATTGCGAAGAAAGTCGCCGCGGTTGGATGTAAGGAAATATTGGAAATCACAGTTTGAAATATTCATATTGGTTTAGGAACTAGTGCCATGATTTGTtgtatcaggcatgcaacttttcagctgatcatctgatttcctctttcttttgtaaacagtgccatagaaaactgggGGAAAAAACTATACAGAAGTTAAGTTTGATCGGCcatttcctcctttttttttgcaattagaaagtaGCATGTCTGTTGTACAGAGTGTACTATTTTTGCAAGAAGATCAAATAGAAGATGGACTTGTGCTGAAGCCTGACAACTTCTTTAACTTACTTAATGTGCAATCCTTTTGCCATCCTCGGTAGCCACTTGTTCTACTTGTAAAATGTTGATGATAACATCCATGCTACATAAACAGTTCTCGATTAAGAAAAAGGATAAGTGGAAGTGTTTTGACGAATGAAGTTTTGTTTCAAATGGTTATGTGGTAttatataaatttttgtttattttgcttttgtcaAATGAAGAGATTTAGGGTGACATTTGCAGACCCTTGGAGTTCAGATATAGGGTGGCCGTCTTGTGCCGACCAGTTGGAGTTTATTTTGAATACAGATCCGCGATGTTTTTCATGACTTGAATgaatttttcaataaaatatgtTACAGTCTTTGAGAGATTGCTCCATCGGAAGGAATTTATTTACCTCATGAATTGTCATTTTTGTCAGCTGAGTCATAATATGTTATAATCGACCACTTACTTTTGGTTCATACCAGTACAAATGCTCTACAGACCACTTGCAATATGCGCAGTGTACTCACATGTccctatcctgggtgtcattttgggtgttaAAATCGTGAACAGACATGCACAAAAGACGGTGGACACCTAAAATTGTGCGCATTGTACGGAGGCGCATTCTGTATTTGTGTAAGTAATCAATCGCTCCCCCTTGCTACAGGTACGCTGAGGTCACGCGCACGTTTTTatgcacagagaacagctattgtccaaagATCTGCTTCCTTTTTGGGAGTGCGATGTCATAATATGCAATGTGTCTATGGAGAAATATTTTGTACtgaagaacccccccccccccccccattagaTTCGTCTCACAGTAGTCTTGTAGtagtgaaatccacccctgtaaaGTATATTAATGCCTAcaaacaccatgtgtacatgtaggccagcCCTTGTGCTTAATGTACTATAcctatttttttccccaagaaCCAAATAATACCTGCAATTCATTATTACTCATGGAGAGGAATAGGCCTCAGTTATATGGAAAAATGTATTATATTCCACCATGTCTTTCTTTTGGTTCTCGCTAAAAACCGATTGAATTGTCAAAGGTTGCTTGTGTTAAAAACCCACCCACCACCCAAAAATCCCCAACCCccattttaaatatatttttgtgcTATTGTGAAATAGCATTTACAGGAATTATGACGAAATAGTCATTGCATGCAACAGCAGGAGGGGGGGCGGGAACTAAAAATTGGTAGAGCGCCCTCTATAAGAACATCTATTTTAGATCAATGACATCATACTTTAAAGTCGAAACCTGTCACTTTTTGTAAGATGTAGTAGAGCCTTTCTTTTTTCCTGTTATTCAGTATCCATCAGctttttttacaagaaactgCATTTTAAATAGTTCTAGTGTTTGGATGGAAGTTTTTATAGCGAGATATTGAAATTGACTTGTCCGAGACTGCACAGCAAATTGAATATGACAAGATAACGACTGCAAGAAGACTACGTTAACACGGGTCAAGTGTGAACAAAATTTGTCAGTGTCGCCGGTTTCCGGCATCCTGTGTCGACGTTTCTCGTAGAAAAGCGTATGTCTCGTGGCCGATGTGGGTACCAGTTTCGCACACCACGGCACGAATAGTGTATTGTGTTGTTCGGATCTAGACTATGCCCGCTCATTATTGTGTTAGAATAACGGATTTTCGCCAgttttttactcaaaatctgGTCGAAAATGCCTACAAATGGGGCTGCAGACGAGCGGGCAGAAGATCTACATGACAGTTGTGATGAGAGCGAGGACGAGCAAGAAATTCTAGAGGAAAGTCCGTGTGGAAGATGGCAGAAACGGAGAGTAAAGGTAAGATTGCGTGTGCTGTGTGTCGTCTGTACGGACAATTATTAACAATTCATGATGCGTTAAACATGAAGTCATCATTACGAATACGATATTGAATCAATGTGCCGTGCCCACTACATTTTCACATCTGTGGTGTGGTTGAGAAAAAGAAATACCATACCAAATGAAataacggataactttccgtatggcgccaccactttttcactcatttttacaaaaagtgatatctcattgaggtaaattagatactatattaataatattatttcatatcgaatgaaaaagtggtggcgccatacggaaacttttccgaaataACTAATGAACTGAACTGACAGGGGAACTAATTAAGTGTGCTGTGTTGTTACTAAAAACAAGTTGTCAAACATTTTTTACACATTAAAATTGCATATTATTACAACTGCTAATTGATTCCATAACTTATTAACTAAGTTACAGTCAGTACAAAGTATGTAACTGTAACTGACGTACTTTATAATATTATAGAAGATACAATTTATAGACAACTACCAAATTTgtatcagggaacgatttcattcctccttttgcatagcaaaacatTTTGACTGACCATGTTTGGTGCACACAGAATCAGAATGCTAATAAATATTGAGTAGCACTAGCAAGTGATGGTGTTTGAGTAGCAACTGGATCCTGATATATTTTtgcgtagcattttgctctgctatcgATCAAGAGAAATCGTTCAATGTGTATACCATATCGGAATCGGTGTAATGCgggtgtttgttttgtaaactcCATGTAGTGTCGCATAATATTTCAGTTAGGTTTTCTAATACTATTTATTACTGGAGTTATGCGAAGGCCATGAAAGCCAAGGTGATAAACCAAGGGTATCGAAGGCAATTGTATCTAGGTTGCCTCTGTTAAGAATTGTATCAGGGCTGCTTGTTTTCAAATCAACCATTAATCTGGTGAATTATTTCCCTCTGTGCTCAATACATTTAGTTTACAATTTGGTATGTTTTCTATGTACCTTAGGCCCATTAGAACAtgtgttaattaaaaaaatatggaaTTATTGAACCATTTGAAAAAATCAACACAAAGCATACTGCTGATGTTacataaaatacaatacaatttattattgttttctttaaatgaATTTGAATCAGTGttgatttgaatgaatgaaatggtAACTGATAATTCAGTTACACTTGTTTACAGGATTGAAATTGTAGTGTGAATACAAAT is a window of Asterias rubens chromosome 21, eAstRub1.3, whole genome shotgun sequence DNA encoding:
- the LOC117304794 gene encoding protein phosphatase 1G-like isoform X3, which translates into the protein MGAYLSEPNVECVSDDGGIEKFRYGSSAMQGWRLGMEDGHNCIPEVDNDTAMFAVYDGHGGAEVALYCSKHLPDYIKDEPAYKEGNMEKAMQDAFMRIDAVLREPSAIEELKHLAGMEQSADEADAEEASALQEEANLPLGELLARYSYNPTKTRTLRKKLDKNELLSPMVRKKPPIFGEENTEGADKEANGEERNGSIPLRLEEETKDEEVDSGSEDKGQGDGATTKEGGVSKVETGNGDSVEESKENSKCNGAGDAGKKPTNGTIDLVKDELDDEEEDEEEDDDEESESEEDDEEEEEEEGDDDAEDDQQDVFGQKEEQPGSDSGCTAVVALIQGKRIIVANAGDSRCVLSKAGIAVDLSIDHKPEDDIEITRIEKAGGKVTPDGRVNGGLNLSRAIGDHCYKCNTDLPPEEQMISAFPDIQTAELTKENDIMVIACDGIWNVMTSQEVIDFVRVRIEKQTKDDKSCKLSEICEELFRVCLAPDTSGDGTGCDNMTCVIVQFNHNSPDQTLTGRAKRKASDTEASTGEDNDSKRPKV
- the LOC117304794 gene encoding protein phosphatase 1G-like isoform X2; protein product: MGAYLSEPNVECVSDDGGIEKFRYGSSAMQGWRLGMEDGHNCIPEVDNDTAMFAVYDGHGGAEVALYCSKHLPDYIKDEPAYKEGNMEKAMQDAFMRIDAVLREPSAIEELKHLAGMEQSADEADAEEASALQEEANLPLGELLARYSYNPTKTRTLRKKLDKNELLSPMVRKKPPIFGEENTEGADKEANGEERNGSIPLRLEEETKDEEVDSGSEDKGQGDGATTKEGGVSKVETGNGDSVEESKENSKCNGAGDAGKKPTNGTIEDLVKDELDDEEEDEEEDDDEESESEEDDEEEEEEEGDDDAEDDQQDVFGQKEEPGSDSGCTAVVALIQGKRIIVANAGDSRCVLSKAGIAVDLSIDHKPEDDIEITRIEKAGGKVTPDGRVNGGLNLSRAIGDHCYKCNTDLPPEEQMISAFPDIQTAELTKENDIMVIACDGIWNVMTSQEVIDFVRVRIEKQTKDDKSCKLSEICEELFRVCLAPDTSGDGTGCDNMTCVIVQFNHNSPDQTLTGRAKRKASDTEASTGEDNDSKRPKV
- the LOC117304794 gene encoding protein phosphatase 1G-like isoform X1, with amino-acid sequence MGAYLSEPNVECVSDDGGIEKFRYGSSAMQGWRLGMEDGHNCIPEVDNDTAMFAVYDGHGGAEVALYCSKHLPDYIKDEPAYKEGNMEKAMQDAFMRIDAVLREPSAIEELKHLAGMEQSADEADAEEASALQEEANLPLGELLARYSYNPTKTRTLRKKLDKNELLSPMVRKKPPIFGEENTEGADKEANGEERNGSIPLRLEEETKDEEVDSGSEDKGQGDGATTKEGGVSKVETGNGDSVEESKENSKCNGAGDAGKKPTNGTIEDLVKDELDDEEEDEEEDDDEESESEEDDEEEEEEEGDDDAEDDQQDVFGQKEEQPGSDSGCTAVVALIQGKRIIVANAGDSRCVLSKAGIAVDLSIDHKPEDDIEITRIEKAGGKVTPDGRVNGGLNLSRAIGDHCYKCNTDLPPEEQMISAFPDIQTAELTKENDIMVIACDGIWNVMTSQEVIDFVRVRIEKQTKDDKSCKLSEICEELFRVCLAPDTSGDGTGCDNMTCVIVQFNHNSPDQTLTGRAKRKASDTEASTGEDNDSKRPKV